One Prevotella melaninogenica DNA window includes the following coding sequences:
- the rpsA gene encoding 30S ribosomal protein S1, with product MTNFKDVQNVQPLADFNWDEFENGAHAEASKSDLTKAYDETLNKIQEHQVVEGTVISVDKKEVVVNIGYKSDGIIPASEFRYNPELKAGDKVEVYVENQEDKRGQLVLSHKKARLQKSWENINKALENDEVIQGYIKSRTKGGMIVDVFGIEAFLPGSQIDVHPIRDYDVFVGKTMEFKVVKINQEFRNVVVSHKALIEAELEAQRKEIISHLEKGQILEGTVKNITSYGVFVDLGGVDGLVHITDLSWGRVSDPHEVVALDQKINVVILDFDEEKKRIALGLKQLTQHPWDSLDPNLKVGDHVKGKVVVMADYGAFVEIQPGVEGLIHVSEMSWSQHLRSAQEFMKVGDEVEAVILTLDRDERKMSLGIKQLKEDPWEAIEVKYPVGSKHTAKVRNFTNFGIFVELEEGVDGLIHISDLSWTKKVKHPSEFTSQGSEIEVVVLEIDKENRRLSLGHKQLESNPWDEYEAIYTPGSIHEGKITESMDKGAVITLSEGGEGFATPKHLVKQDGTQAQLGEVLPFMVIEFVKDTKRIILSHSRTFEEVKEEPRRQRPASQNKPKNDAAAINNVAAGTSLGDLGVLADLKKKMEGGK from the coding sequence CAGGTAGTTGAAGGTACTGTTATTTCAGTTGACAAGAAGGAAGTAGTTGTTAACATCGGCTACAAGAGCGATGGTATCATCCCTGCTTCTGAATTCCGTTACAACCCAGAGCTCAAGGCTGGTGACAAGGTAGAGGTTTATGTTGAGAACCAGGAGGACAAGCGCGGTCAGCTTGTTCTTTCTCACAAGAAGGCTCGCCTCCAGAAGAGTTGGGAGAATATCAACAAGGCACTGGAGAACGACGAGGTTATCCAGGGTTACATCAAGAGCCGCACTAAGGGTGGTATGATTGTTGACGTATTCGGTATCGAGGCATTCCTTCCAGGCAGCCAGATTGACGTTCACCCTATACGCGACTACGACGTATTCGTTGGTAAGACAATGGAGTTCAAGGTTGTTAAGATCAACCAGGAGTTCCGTAACGTAGTCGTTTCACACAAGGCACTCATCGAGGCTGAGCTCGAGGCACAGCGTAAGGAGATTATCTCTCACCTTGAGAAGGGTCAGATCCTCGAGGGTACTGTTAAGAACATCACATCTTACGGTGTATTCGTTGACCTCGGTGGTGTTGACGGACTCGTACATATCACTGACCTCTCTTGGGGCCGCGTAAGCGATCCACATGAGGTTGTTGCTCTCGACCAGAAGATTAACGTTGTTATCCTCGACTTCGATGAGGAGAAGAAGCGTATCGCTCTCGGTCTCAAGCAGCTCACTCAGCACCCTTGGGATTCTTTGGATCCTAACCTCAAGGTTGGCGACCACGTTAAGGGTAAGGTAGTTGTTATGGCTGACTACGGTGCATTCGTAGAGATTCAGCCAGGCGTAGAGGGCTTGATTCACGTTTCAGAGATGAGCTGGAGCCAGCACTTGCGTTCTGCACAGGAGTTCATGAAGGTTGGTGACGAGGTTGAGGCAGTTATCCTCACACTCGACCGCGACGAGCGTAAGATGTCTCTCGGTATCAAGCAGCTCAAGGAAGACCCATGGGAGGCTATCGAGGTTAAGTATCCAGTAGGCTCTAAGCACACTGCAAAGGTTCGCAACTTCACTAACTTCGGTATCTTCGTAGAGCTTGAGGAAGGTGTTGACGGTCTTATCCACATCAGCGACCTCTCTTGGACTAAGAAGGTTAAGCACCCATCTGAGTTCACTTCACAGGGTTCTGAGATTGAGGTTGTTGTTCTCGAAATCGATAAGGAGAATCGTCGCTTGAGCCTCGGTCACAAGCAGCTCGAGTCTAATCCTTGGGATGAGTACGAGGCAATCTACACTCCAGGTTCAATCCACGAGGGTAAGATTACCGAGTCTATGGACAAGGGTGCTGTTATCACTCTCAGCGAGGGTGGTGAGGGCTTCGCTACTCCAAAGCACCTTGTTAAGCAGGACGGCACACAGGCACAGCTTGGTGAGGTTCTTCCATTCATGGTAATCGAGTTCGTTAAGGACACTAAGCGTATCATCCTTTCTCACTCTCGTACATTCGAGGAGGTTAAGGAAGAGCCACGTCGCCAGCGTCCAGCAAGCCAGAACAAGCCAAAGAATGACGCAGCTGCTATCAACAACGTTGCAGCAGGTACATCTCTCGGCGACCTCGGTGTTCTCGCTGACTTGAAGAAGAAGATGGAGGGTGGCAAGTAA